In Vulpes lagopus strain Blue_001 chromosome 20, ASM1834538v1, whole genome shotgun sequence, the DNA window CCTGCTCAGGCATGTTTCCCTAAACAACGTCGGAGTACTTCAGGTCACATTAGAAAGGAAAAGGCTATCCTATGTCTGAACATAGAATCATTGATTCAAACCACATCCAAGCAAATCACAGAAAGCCCAAGGGGGGGTTCTTTACTCCTGGAAGGACAGTTTCTTATTGGGAGAGCCCTTGCAGTGATCTGTCCTGCCAGGAGCACGCAAACGAGCCCGGAGTAGAGAAGGAGCATCTCGGCGAGGCGGTGGCTCTGTGACTctgatgcatttttaaattttgtccttttaaaaaaatcctgacgCGTTACATCCCCAAGTCATCATGGATGTCACAGCGGCAGGTGCTCCTGGGCCTGTCGTGATGACAGGACTTGCGCAGTCGGTCCCGCGGGGCTGCTACACAGTTAAAACTGAGCGAGTGCTTCCTGTCCGTTGGCGATGCAAGTTACTGGCTTGGAAAACCTCAGGCTCGGTGTCCTAATTATTGTGACATCTGACTGACAGGCTCTGATTCTCAGCTCAGGGCAAGGACAGGAGGTCTGGCGTCCAATCTGAGCCCTCGCTCCAGCGAGTCCAGCAAGCGGCTCTGGAGAGACCACAGAgcaggggaggctggtggggaacTGGCTCCGGCTGAGCGCACGCAGGGCTGCCCTCTGGTCAGCACCACTGACGCCGCAGAGACAGCGGGGCCAGCCTCCGGCCAAGCCAGGCCCACCCTGGCCGGTGCCCAGCAGTGGGCGCAGAGGGGGTGCGGGCTGTGAGGCGGCGGGAGGAGTGAGGCCTCAGGACAGCGTGCGCCTGTCCAAGGGGGCCACCTGCAGCACCCTGGTGGGGCCTGGCAGGGGCAGCACCTCAGAGCTGTGCCAGGGGGACTCACCCTGCACACGGCCTCAGACAACCAGCGCTCAGGGAAGTCAAGCACCGAGATGACCACGCTCAGAGATGCCCCGGGTCCTCCCTGCCCTTTGGAAAAGCCTGTGCTGGGCCTGGGGttcagggggaggagaggggggtgcagggggaggaggggcaggggtgcagggggaggaagaggaggtgcaaggggaggagggaaggggtgcagggggaggaagaggaggtgcaaggggaggaggggcaggggtgcaggggaggaagaagaggtgcaggaggaggaggggcaggggtgtagggggaggagaggaggggtgcagggggaggaagagaaggtgcagggggaggaggggcaggggtgcaggggaggaggggaggggtgcaaggagaggaagaggaggtgcaaggggaggaggggcaggggtgcagaggaggaagaagaggtgcagggggagaaggggtgggggtgtaggtggaggaagaggaggtgcggggggggaggaggggacggGTGCAGTCCGCCTGGCTGCTGAGGTTTCAGGGTCGGTGCCGGTGTCTGTCTGCCGTCCGTTGCCCCCCGCAGCCGGGTCACACCCTGTGCCCCGTGCCCCCACTTGCTAACGTTGCCTGGCGGCCACCTGCCCTCACACCTGCCGGCCCCCCGTCCGCTGCGTCCGCGGCCCTCTCTCCAGACGCCCACCCTCTCCGAGAGCGTCTGGGCCACAGGAAAAGTGGGCCCGGTGGGCCCGTCGCTCCACCTCCTTTGTGCAGACGCCCAGGAGGCGCAGCCAACATCCCCAGCAGTGCCCAGTGGTGGCCTGGCAGTCCCCTGCGCCGCCCCCTCCAGCCGGGTGCCCCACGCAGGCCCCGCAGTCCAGGCTCACCGGCGCACGGACGGCTCCACTCCTGCTCGCACCTGGGTTCTGCCCCGGGGGAGGTCGAGGCCTCCCTCTGCTTCGACAGTGAGCACTTGCAGGCCTGGGTGTGGGGGGGCCTggaccccagcccagcctggcccccGCAGCTGCCTCCCGGGCAtctgcccgcccccctccggCCGCCAGGTCTTGACTTCTCagctgaaaatggaaaaattcccgGCCTGGGGGGCCGCCCGCGCGGGGTccacctggggcctgggggccacccccgacctccccaccccctcccgtaGGCCGCGCACCCTCTGACTCTGGTGCTCAGCTCCCATCCCCGCCCTCCCCAAAGCAGGGTCAAGCACCTGCTCCCCTGACATGCCCACCCTCCTCCAGCCGCACACCCAGCCCCCCCCCCGAGCCCCCACCCGCCTGCCCAGAGGCCCCAGGCCAGATGGTCGGCAGGGCTCTCCCTCGCCGCAGCCCCCGTGGGCGAGGCTGACGGGCTCCGAGGGAGAAATGATGACTGTGGGGGGGGCACACCGGTTGGGGGGGCCTGCATGAGAGGGAGAAGTGTGGccctgtgtgagtgtgtgtgtgcacgtgtgggaCTAGGCATGTGAGGGGGTGCGCCTGGTACGCGTGCACCGTGAGcgtgagtgtgtgcacacatgcatatagGGCTATACGTGTGAACTTGTGTGCATCTGTCGCGGGGTGCAGGCGTGAGAGCGTGTGGTGTTGTGGGTACACCTGCTGCACCCCCACACTGCGGCCCGTGACTGCTCctctgcagagggagggaggcccgcAGGCGAAGCGAGCTCCCCAGGGCGCCAAGTGCACCCTGACCGGAGAACGCAGACCCCGTGAGGTGAGGAGGGCAGCCACGGGGCTCGGCGGCCACGTGCTCGGGCCACAGCGGCCACTCACGAAGTGGGGAGCGTTCCCGTCCTGGGGCTGCAGAAACCAGAGCCACCCACCTCGGAGCCTCAACAGTGCAAGCTGATCGCCTGGATTCCGGAGGTCGCGCGGGGCTACCGCCGCGGTGTGGGCAGGACGGCTCctccgggggccccggggggctccggggggTCCGCCCCCGCCTCTCCGGCCCCCAGGGGCGCCTGCGTTCCTTCCCGCCTCCCGCGGCTCGTCCCTCTCCCCCGCTCCCGGGCCCCTGGGATGAGGACATGGGCGTCTGTGCGACTGGCACGAGGCGGGGAGCACACGAGAGCACAGCTGGCTCGCCGGgtgccgggcggggggcgggggggcacagGGTCACCAGGCGGGGGTTTCGGGGCACGGGGTCGGGCCTCGAGGGcaagctctctctgtgtctctcatgaataaatacgtaaaatctttaaaaaaaaaaaaaattcctggtcACTTTCCGAGGAAGCAACATCCTCTTGTGAAAATGGATAGAGACCCGCAGTCGCCTGCGGTTCCCACGTGCCCCGGGCACGGCCACGGGGCAGCAGACGTCTGGGGGAGCTGCTCCTCCCTGTGAGAACGGGCCGCGGGGCCGAGCACCAGCCCCGGGCCCCAGCAGACCTCAGTGCCCACATCCCGCCCCCCGTGAAGGGCCCCCGCGGGACACCCCCAGATGGGGAGGGCCACGGGACAGCACAGAACCGGGGAAACCGCGGCCGGAGCGACCGGGAGCCCTCACGGGAAAGGGCCGCGCCTCCTGGAGTCCCCGACTCCCAGCCACCAACCCGGGAACCGTCCGACGCCACCCGGGAGACGTGGCCGCTGAGTGGCATCGGTCGGGAGCCACTATAATTCTTCCGTGTGATGATGGTTTCGTGTTCACCCGAAACTTCTGGAGGAGGTAAAACTACAGAAAAAGGTTTCTCCTGGAGGAAGAATTCACCCTTCACAGAAAGGGGAGGGGCTCCCGGgccgggagggaggggctggctcCCCGGGGCTGGGATCCCTCTGGGCGACACTGGAGGCAGGTGGGAGTCCCTGCAGGAGGCAGAGCGACCCCCCGCTGCCAGGGGCCGCGGGTGCGGGGGCACCGAGCACACGTGTGATCCAGCCAGAGCGGCCAGGGGCAGGAGCGGGGCGGGGACAGAGGCCCGGGCGCCGGGCGGTGGGACGCGGGAAGCCGGGGGGACGCTCGGGGACGCTCGGGAGGCCAGCACGCGCTGCGATCCCGAGAACCCGTCCCAGCAGGCGCACAGCGGTGCTCGCGGTGACCCTCGCGCCAGCCTGGTCCCCGGTGGCCACCGGCCTCCTGGCAGGAGCGGAGCCTGCTTCCGTCGCCTGCCGTGAAGACTCGGGCCGCCGTCAACCCCAAGCGACCCCGGTGATGTCGAGGGCTCGAGCCGGGACACACGGACTCCAGCAGCCGCCGCAGCCCAGACCCGGCTCCTCCACGCCGTGGGCTCACGGGTCTGACgctctgcggggaggggggcaggggctccGGGGCAGGACGGGGGGCAGGAAGCAGAACACACTCCCACTCGTGTAAGCACAGAGGTTTATTGAGAGATGGGAGGCAGCGGGGAGGACAGGAGACCCCGACTCCACACCCGGCTTCCGGGACGGAGGACTCCAGAGAGCGTCCCAGGCGCCTGCGTTTGCAGGAAGCTGCCACCACTCCAGAACGTTCCATCTCTGCCGCGGTCTGCCCAAGCAGCCCTGCGTCCTCCCCAGGTGACTCAGTCCAGGGTCAGAGTCTGGGCTACAGGCATCCGTGGAGAAGGCAGCCCCCCGGGAACCCCGGCGCCCAGCCCCgctgctcccagctcccagggaAGTGCTCTGCACCCTGGCCTTGGCTGACCCCGGCTGACCCCCTGGGCCGCTGCTCAACTGGGCCTGGGCAGCCCCCGGCGGCAGGGAGCCCACCTGCACACATGCCTTGGACCTCGGGGGGACGCAGCCTCCCAGGGCGGCACCTGCCGAGCTCGGCTTTTAACTGCTGGACCCCCCTCGTCTCCTGCCTGCGGCCACCCCCAGGGCCACCCAATCTCACACCCGACTTAAAACTGTCAGCCACCCCACTgcaggccaggctggggggcGGCCCCCGGTTCAAGGGCTTTAGGGCGGGGTCCACAGGAGGCTGTTCCACGCACCCACAGCAGCCGGAGCCCCCATCCCAGCCACACCGCAGCCCGGGGGGTACACGGCCTGCCCCCCACGGCCTGCAGGCAGCTCCCAGGGGAGGCTGTAGAAGGGTTTCTGGAGCCGAGCTGGGAGCCTCCTCACCAGGGAGAGCCCCCGAGGGTCAGGATGGCCCATCTTCGCCCCTGGGCCATCCGAGGGAGTGACCCCAAAGCCCAaacaggagggaggctggggggccaGGAGGCCACGAGCATAGGGCGTCCCCTCCTAGGCTCAGGATTCCAGAGGCGTCCGCGGTGAGGCTGAGCACCaagggagcaggaagcccaaccaCAGCAGCTGGGCAGGGACACCAGGCTCCGGAAGGGCTCCGGGAGCACCTCTCTGCACCCCTCAccagccccctgcacccctcACTGGTCCCCTGTACCCCTCACTGGCCCTCTGCACCCCTCCGCACCCCTCATTGGCCCCTTGTACCCTTCACTGGCCCCCTGTACCCCTCACTGGCCCCCTGCACCCCTCACTGGTTCCCCTGCACCCCTCTGCACTCCTCACCAGCCCCCTGTACCCTTCGCTGGCCCCCTGTACCCCTCACTGGCCCCCTGCACCCCTCACTGGTTCCCCTGCACCCCTCTGCACTCCTTACCAGCTCCCTGCACCCCTCACTGGACCCCTACCCCTCTGGCCCTAAGGCCTCCCTGGAAGCCAGATCCCCACCACTGACCCCCATGGGAAGGAGGTGAGGCCCAGTCCCCACCCCAAGTTGGGGTGTCTGTTCCCACAGGAAGCCCCAAAGTCACCCTGCCCTGACTTCGGCCTTGTGAAGTGTCACCTCCCATGACAAAAGGGCTTTGCACACCAGGCCGTGTGTGCACATAGTGCTTTGAAGGTCCCTTATCTGTATCACAGTGAGAGCCGGAGGCCACCCATGTCCCATAAGGCTGTGACCCCGCTGCCCTGGACAGATGGGCCAACTGAGGCACCCCTTTTGTCATGTGCTGGACACTGTCAACACTGATTTCCTCAATAAGGCCAGCCTGACCTCACCCAGCCCCCGCAGATTTGAGACGGGGTCAGCTACCCATGGGTGCAGGGGTGAGGGCTGAGGCAGCTGTAGGGCCCACGGGGTGTCCAGCTCACACATGGTGACAAGGAGGGGATGGGCCAGGCAGGTGTCATCTCCAGGGGTCCCTCgggggagagaaaggcagggaaaagGGGGAGAAGGTGGCTGTACCCCAGGAGAGCGAGGCtcccaggagcaggagggagcttCGTGGTCCTGCAGTTTAGGGACCCGCTGGTCTTCCCTGGAGGGAGGTGTCCGCTCGGGGACACTCCTGAAGTGTGAGGCTCCCAGAAAGGCCCAGAAGGAGGGCCCAGCAGCCCGACTCTGGGCTCAGGGTGATAGGGAGAGGACCCTTCTGGTGTGTCCAGGGTCCTCGGAAAGGGGCCAGGAGGGAAGGGGCCCCTCTGCACTCCCCATGCACCCCTGAAGAGCTGTGTTTGGGTGGAAACCAGGCTTTGGGCTAATTCTGGTGATAGAGGAAATGAGGAGCTCCACGGCAGCGTGACAGGGCCCCCACAGGGCTAAGGCTCCCCACGTGAAGGAGAGGCACCCCCAGACATGAGTGGCAGCCGCAGGACCCTGGCATCTGCCCCCGCACCTCTGTCGGGTCCCCTCCGTTGGGCACACCCATGGGTGGTGAGCTCCTTGGGTGGGGGGGCCCCTCTCCCCACAGCGTGCACCCTGGGATGGATGGGGAAGGAGGACCAAACCGCCCAAGGAGCCTGTGTGCCCTGCTGCTCGGCCAGCGGCAGTGCTTACCTGCGCCCGGAGAGGGACAGGCCACGGGGGTGTCGCCGGGCCCTGCCTCATGTCCCCCCACACCTGGTCTGGGGGGCGGGCGCAGGAGGGTATTTGGGACGTGTCGTTCCTTTTTAATCCACCATGATCGGCGAAGTCAGGACCTTCCTCGTTTGGATGGGCCTTTGGGGGTGTCCGCTGTGGGGTCTGGGTCTCTGAATCCGCGCAGACGGGATCCCGTGTTCACGGCCCACTTCAGGTCACGTGCCGCTCTCCAGGTACAAACCTCTTGTGACCTGTACACCTTAAGTTCATAAGCAATTTATCCCAATGtgtgcctccccctccccggatATTcgaagcaatttaaaaataagcactcataaaaaagacctcaaaaaataaaactagagagaCGGCTTGCGGTTAGGTAGGTGGGGGTCACGGCCACCCCGAAGGTCACGCAGCACAGGTAAGAGTCGAGCGCCCAGCGAGTTCTGAGGCCAAGAGAGGGCGGGAGGCGGAGTCCCTGCTGCCGGCAGGAGGGCAGCAACCCGCTGCGGGGCCTTGGACACCCAGCGCCGGTCCTGCCGTCCTCGAGAGGGAGCCGCTTTCGGGGCCAAGGCGCGGCCCGAGCCAGGATGCGCGGCCCCCAAGCCGGGCACGCAGGGCGGGCCTCGGGGCAGGGGCACCGGCCTGGCCGCGGACGCTGCCCCCTGGGTGATCCGGACCTTTCTCCCGTTTCTGTCCGTGGTTTCCTTGGGTCTGGGGCTTTAGGTTCTTGCCCCACTCCCCGGAGTGGCGTTGGCCCCAGCGTCGCCCTTACCCAAGGCTCCGAGAATAAACAAGGCCGCTCGAAGCTTAGTTTGAAGGACACGTTGCACTTACCTGTCGAGTGTAACCCGGTCTCTACCATGCTCTGGAGACAGGCTGGCGCTCGGATGGGCTCGGGGAACGCTACCAGGGGGACAAGGCCAACGAGTTCTGCCGCGTAGGATGCTCTGTGCCTTCCACAGAGTAGTCGACACCCCACGGTCCGCAGGGCAGGCCTCACGCGCGTGGGCGAGCACACTCTTCTCGTGATGCCGTCACACCCTAGGGGCGCCACGTGGCCGAGGCCGCAGAGCGCAAGGGACATGGACAGACGGGCCGGGCTGGAGTCCCCGCTGGGAGGCCGCCCGACGGAGTGGTGGTGGGCAATGCCACTTCTCAGGCTCGGGCTTCCTGGCCCGTCCAGTGGGCGGATGGTAATGTTCTGGGTGGGAGCGGGGCGGGGTGGCTTGAAGGCAGCGCGAGGAGGGCTCTGTGGGGGTGGGGCGCTGCACAGGAGGGGCCGAGAGGTCCCCTGCTCCGCCGTGAAAGCACAGGTCGGTCGCCATCTGCTACCCGAGTGTCGGGGCCGGGGTCGGCGGTGCTCCGCTTCAGGCAGCGGGCACTAGGGCACGGGGCTGACGGGGTCCTTGGCCACGGGGGCGCTGGGCAGGGACTTCAGGTACTCCAGGTGCTTCCGGGCGTCCTCCTGGTTCTGGCGCACGTAGTACACGACGTAGGTGATCACCATGGCGAACCAGCCGAACATGGTGACCAGCATGGCCACGTCGGTGGTCTTGTGGTGGGTGCTGCAGAAGCTGACACCGGAGTCCAGGGCCTGGATCAGGGGCTTCCCCACGTACTCCTCGCGCGCCGCCGTGTGGCAGGCGATCTCGTCCACCGACTCGGGGTCCAGCTTCAGCTCCCACAGGGCCTCCTGCAGGGCACACTCGCAGTGCAGGGGGTTGTGGGACAGGCGGATCTTGGCGCTGAGCTTGCCCAGGGCGTCCTTCGGGATCCTGCGGATGCGGTTATGGGACAGGTCCAGCAGCCGCAGGCCCCCGGCCAGGCCGGCGAAGGCGGCGGGGCCGATGGTCTCGATGGTGTTCTGGGACAAGTCCAGCTCCCTGAGCTGGTTCAGGTGCTGGAAGGCTCCGTTAGGGACGTGGGCGATCCTGTTGGCGTCGAGCTTCAGGAGCACGGCGTTGGCCGGGATGTCCCTGGGGACCTCCTGCAGGCCCCTCGCGCTGCAGTGGACGGCCACGGCCCCCGCGTGCTCCGGGCACTGGCAGCTCTGCGGGCAGGGGGCGCCCAGCCGcaggcagaagaggaggaggaggcaggaccCGCCCGCGGGGCCGGGCAGGGGTGCGGGGCTGTGCCTCCCCGCGGGGCCCATGACCACACCGCGCCCCGGCGCCCGCTTCTTCCTCGCCTGCCCCGCCGCCGAGCGAGGGGCCGTCCGACCCGGGCATCCACTCCggctccttccagctctgaaagAGAGCGCAGAGGGGAGCCCCGGGAGCGCCCTGACCCCGCAGCGCCCCACCGGCGCGGCCCCGCTGACCTCCTCCCGGGCATCCGCGAGGGCCCCCGGAGGGCGAGGGCAGGCGcctcgggcggggcggggcgcggcggggcacGGTCCACCTGCTCGGCGCCGGCGCTCGGGGCTGCGGTCCGCGAAGGGGCGCTGCGGGCCCCGGGGCCGGCCCGAGGCCGGGGCGCGGCTGTCGGAccccgcggggctgcgggcgctCCGAGCCCTTTGTCCGCCCCGCGGGGACGAGCACGCGGCACCGGGGGCGGCGCCCCGCAAGTCTGCGCGCCGGAGGCCGGGGAAGCCGCGGGAGGCCAGTGcagcccggggcgcgggggcgggggggggggggggggcggggcggggggggggcagggaccccAGACCCCGGAccccggggcggggcaggggcttTACCTGCGCGGAGGTCCGGAGGCCGCTCTCGGCGAGGTCCCGGCCGCCCGCAGCCCGAGCCGAGCCACACCCGGCGCCGCGGCGCCCCCGGGCCTGCGCCCACCTCTGCGGCCGCTCGGGGCACACGCGGCTCGGCCTGCGgctcggcggggcggggcggggcgggggcggggcctgggccgggggcggggcctgggctgggggcggggcctgggccgggggCGGGACCTAAGGCTGCCAGGGGCGGGACCTAAGGCtgccaggggcggggcggggccggggatgggcggggcccggggtgggcggggcccggggtgggcggggccagaACCAAGCCGGGGCCCTGCGGGGCGGGAGGACCTGGGCGGGACTGGGCCTGgggcggctgcggggcggggcgtgcATGGAGGCTGGGATCTGCGAGGCCGGAGCGTCGCTCTCACTCGGAGGGCGGGGTGTGTGGTCTCGGGCTGCGGCGGGGCTGAGGGCGGGCGTAGGACAACAgaccccgcccctgccccgcggtcccggctggggctggggctggggctggggctggggcagggggccctTGCCTTTCCCCCTGGGCCCGCCCGCCTCCAGGCAGGGGAAATGGGGCTCGGTGTCCGCGGGCCTGGGTCCTGCCGCAGACCCTTCCGTGTCCGGGGAGGGAAAGCAGGGGTGGGGTCAGCGTTGAAGCTGGAGCGGAGCCAGCTTGAGGTTTAAAAACAGCTTCATTGTGGTGTAAGGAGGTGCAGACCCTCGTGTTTGCAGTTGCCCTGTTTGGATCCCGGTACACCTGTGCAGCCCTTCCCAGGACCTACAAGGTGAACAGCGCAGTCTCCCTTACCTGCAGGTGCTCACCGGGCAGCACTGGTCTGCGGGGTCACTGCACAGGGTGGCACTGGTCTGCAGGGGTCACTGCACAGGGCGGCACTGGTCTGCGGGGGTCACTGCACAGGGCGGCACTGGTCTGCGGGGTCACTGCACAGGGCAGCACTGGTCTGCAAGGTCATTGCACATCAGTCTGCTTTTCCCATCAGTTGTATAAACAGAGCCGTGGTCTCGTCCGCCCTTGCCTAGCTCACGTCACTCCGCATAATTACTTCAAGTTTGCTCATGTTGATACAATAATCGATAGTTATTCCTTTTAGTGCAGAGTAGCAATGCATTATATGAATGTTCCGTGCTTTGTCCATTTTTCATCTCTTACCCGTTTGGAGTTAATTTTGGTGTGTGGTGTGAGATATAATTCAAGCTTGTTTTCTCTGCCTATGGCTATCTGGTTTCCAGGGCTGTCTGTTGAAATAGCCGTTCTTTCTCTGCTGCGCTGCCTTTCTACCTCTGTTGGAAAACAGTAGTCCTGTGTTTCTGTGAGTCTATTTATGTGCTCTCTGGGTTCCATCGatctatttgcctatttttttaaaaagattttatttatttattatttatttatttatttatttatttatttgactgatttagagagtgggggaagggggagggagagagaatatcaagcagactcccccctgagcacagagccccactaggggcttgatctcaccatgctgagatcatgacctgagccaaaatcaagagccagatgctcaatcGAGGAGCCACCCATGAACCCCtctatttgcctatttttatgcAAATTTTCCAAGATATCTTTATTGCTATTGCTTTATAATAATTCTTGAATCAGATAGTATAATCTTCCACTTTTGGTCTTTCACAAAGTTCTCTCTGCCATCCTAGGTCCTCTGCACTTCCTCATGAATTTTAGAACCAGCTTGCCAACTTCTACCaaaaaagcctagtgggttttgtttgggattgcattgaatctctaGATCAGTTTGAGAGAATTaatatcttgacaatattgagtccttcagtccatgaacatggtatatcttctCACTTATTTAgaactgcttttatttctttcagccgtgttttgtagtttttggcTTACATATCTAGCATATCTCTTGTCAGacttatttctcataattttatgTTATTGATGATGGTATCTTCGTTTCAATTTCTGCTTGTTAAATGCAAATATAGAGAAATAAGGGTGATTCTTGCATACTGATCTTAACTTTACTAAAATCACTTATTTGTTCTAGTAACTCTTTTGAGATACCTGAGGATTTCCTACATATACAATCATGCTAtctgtaaataaaaaagaatattctgttttccagtctggatgccttttacttcaaTCTGTGCCTAATTGCTTTGGCTACAGCCTCTCTAGTTCAATACTGAGTAAGAGGACTGAGAGCATATATCTTAATTCATCTCAATCTTAGGGAGAGAATATTCAGTCTTTTAAGAGTAATGTTGGTGATAGATTTTTTGGTTTGTAGCTGTTGTTATCAGTAATAGGAAGTTTCCTTTGTAAAAATGCAGGAAACTTTTTGAAAATGGAGTCAGGCAACCCCAAAGATGCACTGTTATGCATGTACCACTCCTTGCGGACTGCATCaccagcaggaagaaggaagataagaATTATCTTGGAGGGAGAGGACATTTTTCCCATTGGAATTTAatctcctgctttaaaaaaaaaaaaaaaaaaggaaggaaggaagatccCTCCCAGGCCTAGCAACAACACGCTAACTAGCCACCACTTACTGCCAATGAGGAAGTGTCATAACCTCGAACTCTTGTTCTTCTCCAATAGACTTCTGTTCAAAACAATCCTCCACAACTTCCTCCTGAGACTTAAAAAGAGCTGACCTTCCCTTTGTCTCTGGACCTGCCTATGGCTCGCTATAATTTGCCTTGTTCCAAAttgcaattcctctgctattactgaataaacacattttgctagtaaaataactggctattttttattttattttatttttaaggattatttatttatttattcatgaaaggcacagagagagaggcagagacacaggcagagggagaagcaggctccatgcagggggcccgatgtgggacttgatcccaggactccaagatcacaccctgggtccaAGGTAGGctgtaaaccgctgagccacccaggcatccctggccattttatttttaaggttgttaccttctatttctagtttgctgagagtttttatcaggaagcattttgtcttttcttcaccCATTGAGAAActtgtttaaaattaatatgttaTTA includes these proteins:
- the LRRC3 gene encoding leucine-rich repeat-containing protein 3: MGPAGRHSPAPLPGPAGGSCLLLLFCLRLGAPCPQSCQCPEHAGAVAVHCSARGLQEVPRDIPANAVLLKLDANRIAHVPNGAFQHLNQLRELDLSQNTIETIGPAAFAGLAGGLRLLDLSHNRIRRIPKDALGKLSAKIRLSHNPLHCECALQEALWELKLDPESVDEIACHTAAREEYVGKPLIQALDSGVSFCSTHHKTTDVAMLVTMFGWFAMVITYVVYYVRQNQEDARKHLEYLKSLPSAPVAKDPVSPVP